The stretch of DNA atacatttatgttctattgtactggaagttgccctggataagagtgtctgctaaattaatgtaatgtaatgttcctctttccttctcctaGGACACTAGTCACTGTCAGGAACACATGTCTGGCTCGACTGGGGTATCATCACAGGGGGGCATGGTCTTGATTTGGGATTAGAggaccccccccacacctccccctcccaggAGAAATGATGTTCACAGACAAGAGCTCCGGCACGTCTGTGCCCAAGAAGACGGCCAAGAAGAAGACGCGGCCGCAGGGTCTGCCGTCACCGGCGCTGTGCTGCGCGTGCGGCCTCTGCATTATGCTGGCAGGCATCAACATCACCCTGGTGGGCGCCTTCGCCTTCGGGACCCTCCTGCCCACCCAGAACCCGCCCATCATCATCGGGCCCgtcctgctgctggtggccttCGCCTTCTTCGGGGCCTGCTGCGTGTGCAGCCGCCGCCCCCCGGCCCAGGGCTCCCGCAAGCCTAAATCCGGGAGCAGCCTGGGGCTCGCCCGGGTGGGGGGCGCGGCCTTCGAGATCGAGACCAGCGAGCACACGCTGCAGGACACCACCGCCGTGCAGCTCAGCCCCACCAACTCCCCCAGCTCCTCCCGCGCCTCCAGCCCCACCCATGAGCCCggcggccccgcccccacccccgccccagCTGCGAGGGCCTGCAAGCTCTTCACCATGGAGGCCAACTGCGCCCCCTCTGCCTGCTACTCCGCCTCCGCCGCAGGGGGCGGAGCTGTCAAGCTTAGCCTGCCGTGTGACCATGCTGCCACCTAGCAAATGGCCCCACCCCCGTCTCCGCCACGgctgctgcctctgtctgtgggATCGGACGGGAGACTTCACCGCCAGCGTAcgggtgggtgtgtgggatTTGCAGGGAGACCAGAGGCTGCAAAACGGCGAA from Megalops cyprinoides isolate fMegCyp1 chromosome 20, fMegCyp1.pri, whole genome shotgun sequence encodes:
- the LOC118795328 gene encoding transmembrane protein 275, whose translation is MMFTDKSSGTSVPKKTAKKKTRPQGLPSPALCCACGLCIMLAGINITLVGAFAFGTLLPTQNPPIIIGPVLLLVAFAFFGACCVCSRRPPAQGSRKPKSGSSLGLARVGGAAFEIETSEHTLQDTTAVQLSPTNSPSSSRASSPTHEPGGPAPTPAPAARACKLFTMEANCAPSACYSASAAGGGAVKLSLPCDHAAT